One genomic window of Anaplasma centrale str. Israel includes the following:
- a CDS encoding OmpH family outer membrane protein, translating into MLFIDSERVLSEALVAKDIRAQLDRRRTELQGTFTRRGEELRKGEEELIKQKSILSSEAFDAKVAEFRKEVDSLNRDAAAKMSELEGMYSGAMEQVYGKIQQISKQLAGKFGATIVLFIPKGQVAYVEGTADISEQVLETLNRDLSRVSMGGS; encoded by the coding sequence GTGTTATTCATAGACTCGGAAAGGGTGCTAAGTGAGGCGCTGGTTGCGAAGGATATTAGGGCACAGCTGGACAGGCGGCGGACTGAGCTGCAGGGCACGTTTACCCGAAGGGGAGAGGAGTTGCGTAAGGGCGAGGAGGAGCTGATAAAGCAGAAGAGCATCTTGAGTTCCGAGGCATTTGATGCGAAGGTTGCGGAATTTAGAAAGGAGGTTGACTCCTTAAATAGGGACGCGGCGGCTAAAATGTCGGAACTTGAAGGCATGTACAGCGGCGCTATGGAGCAGGTTTACGGTAAAATCCAGCAGATTTCTAAGCAGCTAGCCGGCAAGTTTGGCGCCACAATCGTGCTTTTTATACCGAAAGGTCAGGTCGCTTACGTGGAGGGCACGGCCGACATTTCTGAGCAGGTTTTGGAGACTTTAAATAGGGACCTGTCGAGAGTTAGCATGGGGGGAAGCTAG
- the fabZ gene encoding 3-hydroxyacyl-ACP dehydratase FabZ yields MTVAFNHKQIMRMLPHSYPFLLVDRVLECTPGKSIVALKNVTFNEPFFVGHFRDNPVMPGVLIIESMAQSSMLCVVDDRGEGGARGDQSVYFMSIDAAKFRRMVVPGDALTIKSTVIHMRGATCKFQCHAYVGDELASEAQILAMMG; encoded by the coding sequence ATGACTGTAGCATTCAATCACAAGCAGATTATGCGGATGTTGCCCCACTCGTATCCGTTCTTGTTGGTAGATAGGGTTCTGGAGTGTACCCCTGGTAAGTCCATAGTTGCACTCAAGAATGTAACTTTCAACGAGCCGTTTTTTGTAGGGCATTTTCGCGACAATCCAGTGATGCCCGGCGTGCTAATTATAGAATCTATGGCTCAATCCTCGATGCTGTGCGTCGTGGATGACCGCGGAGAGGGTGGGGCTCGTGGGGATCAGTCGGTGTATTTTATGTCGATAGACGCGGCAAAGTTTCGCAGGATGGTTGTCCCGGGGGACGCACTAACAATAAAATCAACGGTAATTCATATGCGCGGTGCCACCTGCAAATTTCAGTGCCACGCATATGTCGGGGACGAGCTGGCATCCGAGGCACAAATTTTGGCAATGATGGGTTAG